In Pseudomonas lalkuanensis, the following are encoded in one genomic region:
- a CDS encoding HAD family hydrolase — protein sequence MALAIFDLDDTLIDGDCASLWSAHMAELGWVDGESFVRKDHELMALYAEGKLAMEDYMAFSLSPLVGRTAEEVDFVAGPFVEDVVEPLIHSDAMRCLARHRAAGDRILIISASAHFLVSAIAERLGVEEVLAIDLEEQHGSYSGRTRGVLTYREGKVTRLNAWLEEQDESLEGAYFYSDSRNDLPLLSLVANPHTVNPDPTLRAHAEQAGWPVLDWR from the coding sequence ATGGCCCTGGCAATCTTCGACCTTGACGACACCCTGATAGATGGCGACTGCGCCAGCCTGTGGAGCGCCCACATGGCGGAACTGGGGTGGGTCGACGGCGAATCCTTCGTCCGCAAGGACCACGAACTCATGGCGCTCTACGCCGAAGGCAAGCTGGCGATGGAGGACTACATGGCCTTCAGCCTGTCGCCGCTGGTGGGGCGCACGGCCGAGGAAGTGGACTTCGTGGCAGGGCCCTTCGTCGAAGACGTGGTCGAGCCGCTGATCCACTCCGACGCCATGCGCTGCCTGGCCCGGCACCGCGCCGCCGGCGACCGCATCCTGATCATCTCCGCCTCGGCGCACTTCCTGGTCAGCGCCATCGCTGAACGCCTGGGCGTGGAAGAAGTGCTGGCCATCGACCTGGAAGAACAGCACGGCAGCTACAGCGGCCGCACCCGTGGCGTGCTCACCTACCGCGAAGGCAAGGTGACGCGCCTCAATGCCTGGCTGGAAGAACAGGACGAAAGCCTGGAGGGCGCCTACTTCTATTCCGACTCGCGCAACGACCTGCCACTGCTCTCGCTGGTGGCCAACCCGCACACGGTCAACCCCGACCCGACCCTGCGCGCCCATGCCGAACAAGCGGGCTGGCCGGTGCTGGACTGGCGCTGA
- a CDS encoding ABC transporter ATP-binding protein encodes MSFLSIRGLHKNYGQTAIFSDIHCEIGKGEFVTLLGPSGCGKSTLLRCIAGLTEVNGGQILLEGQDLVPLSPQKRGIGMVFQSYALFPNMTVQQNVAFGLRMQKVGAADSKRRVDEALAMVELSDFATRYPHQLSGGQCQRVALARSLVTRPRLLLLDEPLSALDARIRKHLREQIRSIQQELGLTTIFVTHDQEEALTLSDRIFLMNAGRIVQSGDAETLYTAPVDAFAAGFIGNYNLLDADTASRLLQRPVSGRIAIRPEAISLSREGGIEAEVRSHSLLGNVVRYRVEARGVELVVDVLNRSVEDLHHKGQRIGLCIDDHAIREVA; translated from the coding sequence ATGAGCTTTCTTTCCATCCGCGGCCTGCACAAGAACTATGGCCAGACCGCGATCTTCAGCGACATCCACTGCGAGATCGGCAAGGGCGAGTTCGTCACCCTGCTCGGCCCCTCCGGCTGTGGCAAATCCACCCTGCTGCGCTGCATCGCCGGCCTGACCGAGGTGAACGGCGGACAGATCCTGCTGGAAGGCCAGGATCTGGTGCCCCTGTCGCCGCAGAAGCGCGGCATCGGCATGGTGTTCCAGAGCTACGCGCTGTTCCCCAACATGACCGTGCAGCAGAACGTCGCCTTCGGCCTGCGCATGCAGAAGGTCGGTGCCGCCGACAGCAAGCGTCGGGTGGACGAGGCCCTGGCCATGGTGGAGCTTTCTGACTTCGCCACACGCTACCCGCACCAGCTTTCCGGCGGACAGTGCCAGCGTGTGGCCCTGGCCCGCTCGCTGGTTACCCGCCCACGCCTGTTGCTGCTGGACGAACCGCTGTCGGCGCTGGATGCGCGCATCCGCAAGCACCTGCGTGAACAGATCCGTTCCATCCAGCAGGAGTTGGGCCTGACCACCATTTTCGTCACCCACGACCAGGAAGAAGCCCTGACCCTGTCAGACCGCATCTTCCTGATGAACGCCGGCCGCATCGTCCAGAGCGGCGACGCGGAAACCCTCTACACCGCCCCGGTGGATGCCTTCGCCGCCGGCTTCATCGGCAACTACAACCTGCTCGACGCCGACACCGCCAGCCGTCTGCTGCAGCGCCCGGTAAGTGGCCGCATCGCCATACGCCCGGAGGCCATTTCCCTCAGCCGCGAAGGCGGTATCGAGGCCGAAGTGCGCAGCCACAGCCTGCTGGGCAACGTGGTGCGCTATCGCGTCGAAGCGCGCGGCGTGGAGCTGGTGGTGGACGTGCTCAACCGCTCCGTCGAAGATCTGCACCACAAGGGCCAACGCATCGGCCTGTGCATAGACGATCACGCAATCCGGGAGGTGGCCTGA
- a CDS encoding ABC transporter permease yields MSPAESRSGGLYHRVVVWLLFLILLLPLAGTLLYSLSTSWSATILPDGLTFKWYLALWSDARFLTAFGQSLLVCFGALALSVVLILPLLFVVHYHFPKLDALMNILILLPFAVPPVVSSVGLLQIYGSGPLAMVGTPWILIGCFFTIALPFMYRAITNNLQAINLRDLMDAAQLLGASTWKAAFLVVLPNLRKGLMVSLFLSFSFLFGEFVFANLLVGTRYETLQVYLNNMRNSSGHFNSALVISYFFFVLLFTWAANRLNKDKA; encoded by the coding sequence ATGTCTCCCGCTGAATCCCGCAGTGGCGGCCTCTACCATCGCGTGGTGGTCTGGCTGCTGTTCCTGATCCTGCTGCTGCCGCTTGCTGGCACCCTGCTTTATTCGCTCTCCACCAGTTGGTCGGCGACCATCCTTCCGGACGGTCTGACCTTCAAGTGGTACCTCGCGCTGTGGAGCGACGCGCGGTTTCTCACCGCCTTCGGCCAATCGCTGCTGGTGTGCTTCGGTGCATTGGCGCTGTCGGTGGTGCTGATCCTGCCGCTGCTGTTCGTCGTGCACTACCACTTCCCGAAGCTCGACGCCCTGATGAACATCCTCATCCTGCTGCCCTTCGCGGTGCCGCCGGTGGTGTCCTCGGTGGGGCTGCTGCAGATCTATGGTTCGGGTCCGCTGGCCATGGTGGGAACGCCCTGGATCCTGATCGGCTGCTTCTTCACCATCGCCCTGCCCTTCATGTACCGCGCCATCACCAACAACCTGCAGGCGATCAACCTGCGTGACCTGATGGATGCCGCCCAACTGCTCGGCGCCAGCACCTGGAAGGCCGCCTTCCTGGTGGTGCTGCCCAACCTGCGCAAGGGCCTGATGGTGTCGCTGTTCCTGTCGTTCTCGTTCCTGTTCGGCGAATTCGTCTTCGCCAACCTGCTGGTAGGCACTCGCTACGAGACCCTGCAGGTGTACCTGAACAACATGCGCAACAGCAGTGGCCACTTCAACAGCGCCCTGGTGATCTCCTACTTCTTTTTCGTGCTGCTGTTCACCTGGGCAGCCAACCGTCTGAACAAGGACAAGGCATGA
- a CDS encoding ABC transporter permease, translated as MNSSIRGKWLALLCLLPFALFFILFQIAPLAWVAIHSLNTPDGWGLGNFAKVFSSKFYLQAIKHSLQIAFWSSLFGIVIAVIGSYSLRKVDSKLRDFVMAFSNMTSNFAGVPLAFAFIILLGFNGALTILLKQSGVIEDFNLYSKAGLIVLYTYFQIPLGVLLLYPAFDALREDWRESAALLGASPWQFWRHIGLPVLTPALLGTFVILLANALGAYATVYALTTGNFNVLTIRVAAMVAGDIALNPNLASALAMVLVGLMALITVVHQWLLKRSYHVSR; from the coding sequence GTGAATTCCTCCATCCGGGGCAAATGGCTGGCGCTGCTCTGCCTGCTGCCCTTCGCCCTGTTCTTCATCCTGTTCCAGATCGCGCCGCTGGCCTGGGTCGCGATCCACAGCCTGAACACACCCGACGGCTGGGGCCTGGGCAACTTCGCCAAGGTGTTCAGCTCGAAGTTCTATCTGCAGGCCATCAAGCACAGCCTGCAGATCGCCTTCTGGTCGAGCCTGTTCGGCATCGTCATCGCAGTGATCGGCAGCTACTCGCTGCGCAAGGTGGACTCGAAGCTGCGCGACTTCGTCATGGCCTTCTCCAACATGACCAGCAACTTCGCCGGCGTACCACTGGCCTTCGCCTTCATCATCCTGCTCGGCTTCAATGGCGCGCTGACCATCCTGCTCAAGCAATCCGGCGTGATCGAGGACTTCAACCTCTATTCCAAGGCCGGCCTGATCGTGCTCTATACCTACTTCCAGATCCCCCTCGGTGTGCTGCTGCTCTATCCGGCCTTCGACGCCCTGCGCGAGGACTGGCGCGAATCCGCAGCGTTGCTGGGCGCCAGCCCCTGGCAGTTCTGGCGACACATCGGCCTGCCAGTGCTGACCCCCGCCCTGCTGGGCACCTTCGTCATCCTCCTGGCCAACGCCCTCGGCGCCTATGCCACCGTCTATGCCCTCACCACCGGCAACTTCAACGTACTGACCATCCGCGTCGCCGCCATGGTCGCCGGCGACATCGCGCTCAACCCCAACCTGGCCAGCGCCCTGGCGATGGTGCTGGTGGGACTGATGGCACTGATCACGGTGGTGCACCAGTGGCTGCTGAAGAGGAGCTACCATGTCTCCCGCTGA
- a CDS encoding alkaline phosphatase family protein — protein sequence MKNKVILVLLDGLNYEVARHALGHLQAWCGAGKAVLYKLQCELPALSRPLYECILTGVPPIQSGIVHNDVSRLSKERSIFHYASAAGLTTAAAAYHWVSELYNTSPFDAARDRHTEAPQLPIQHGHFYYADHYPDSHLFADAESLRQRQNPDFLLVHPMNVDDAGHKHGLDSPQYRNSARVADILLAEYLQRWLDAGYQVLVTADHGMNNDRSHNGLLPEEREVPLFVLGDAFSLDTAAQPKQTELCGTVCELLGAPHDKSVCRELLK from the coding sequence ATGAAGAACAAAGTCATCCTCGTCCTGCTGGATGGCCTGAACTACGAGGTGGCCCGGCATGCGCTGGGCCACCTTCAGGCCTGGTGCGGTGCCGGCAAGGCGGTGCTCTACAAGCTCCAGTGCGAGCTGCCGGCACTGTCCCGCCCTCTCTACGAATGCATCCTTACCGGTGTTCCACCGATCCAGAGCGGCATCGTCCACAACGATGTGTCGCGCCTGTCGAAGGAACGCAGCATCTTCCACTACGCCAGCGCCGCCGGTCTGACCACTGCCGCCGCCGCGTACCACTGGGTCAGCGAGCTGTACAACACCTCGCCCTTCGACGCCGCCCGCGACCGCCACACCGAAGCGCCGCAACTGCCGATCCAGCACGGCCACTTCTATTACGCCGACCACTATCCGGACTCGCACCTGTTCGCCGACGCGGAAAGCCTGCGCCAGCGCCAGAACCCGGATTTCCTCCTGGTGCACCCGATGAATGTCGACGACGCCGGCCACAAGCACGGCCTGGATTCGCCGCAGTACCGCAACAGCGCGCGAGTCGCCGACATCCTCCTGGCCGAGTACCTGCAACGCTGGCTGGACGCCGGCTACCAGGTGCTGGTGACCGCCGACCACGGCATGAACAACGACCGCTCCCACAACGGCCTGCTTCCCGAGGAACGCGAGGTACCGCTGTTCGTGCTGGGCGATGCCTTCAGCCTGGATACTGCGGCACAGCCGAAACAGACCGAGTTGTGTGGCACCGTCTGCGAGCTGCTGGGCGCCCCCCACGACAAGTCCGTCTGCCGGGAGCTGCTCAAGTGA
- a CDS encoding ABC transporter substrate-binding protein yields the protein MKRLLLASLMGTAIALGTQAMASDADLKSLEQAARKEGAVNSVGMPDSWANWKDTWVDLNKQYGLKHVDTDMSSAQEIAKFAAEKDNATADIGDVGAAFGPIAVQQGVTQPYKPSTWAQIPEWAKDADGHWMLAYTGSIAFIVNKQLVKEAPKSWADLKQGKYKVAIGDVSAAAQAVNGVLAAAIANGGDEKNIQPGLDFFAEIAKQGRLSLSNPTIQTLEKGEVEVGIVWDFNGLSYRDQIDPSRFEVLIPSDGSVISGYTTIINKYAKNPNAAKLAREYILSDAGQINLAKGNARPIRAEHLTLPAEVKAKLLPNEQYAKVRPIKDAKAWEETSKALPQLWQEHVIIEME from the coding sequence ATGAAACGCCTGTTGCTGGCTTCACTGATGGGAACGGCCATCGCCCTGGGAACCCAGGCGATGGCGAGCGACGCAGATCTGAAGAGTCTCGAACAAGCCGCGCGCAAGGAAGGCGCGGTGAACAGCGTGGGCATGCCCGACAGCTGGGCCAACTGGAAGGACACCTGGGTTGACCTGAACAAGCAGTACGGCCTGAAGCACGTCGACACCGACATGAGTTCGGCCCAGGAAATCGCCAAGTTCGCCGCCGAGAAGGACAACGCCACCGCCGACATCGGCGACGTCGGCGCGGCCTTCGGCCCCATCGCTGTCCAGCAGGGCGTGACCCAGCCCTACAAGCCCAGCACCTGGGCGCAGATCCCCGAGTGGGCCAAGGATGCCGACGGCCACTGGATGCTGGCCTATACCGGCTCCATCGCCTTCATCGTCAACAAGCAGTTGGTCAAGGAAGCGCCCAAGTCCTGGGCCGACCTGAAGCAGGGCAAGTACAAGGTCGCGATCGGAGACGTCAGCGCCGCGGCCCAGGCCGTCAACGGCGTGCTGGCCGCCGCCATCGCCAACGGCGGTGACGAGAAGAATATCCAGCCGGGCCTGGACTTCTTCGCCGAGATCGCCAAGCAGGGCCGCCTGTCGCTGTCCAACCCGACTATCCAGACCCTGGAAAAAGGTGAGGTGGAAGTGGGCATCGTCTGGGACTTCAACGGCCTGTCCTACCGCGACCAGATCGATCCCAGCCGCTTCGAAGTGCTGATCCCCTCGGACGGTTCGGTGATCTCCGGCTACACCACCATCATCAACAAGTACGCGAAGAACCCGAACGCCGCGAAACTGGCCCGCGAGTACATCCTCAGCGACGCTGGCCAGATCAACCTGGCCAAGGGCAACGCCCGCCCGATCCGCGCCGAGCACCTGACCCTGCCGGCCGAGGTCAAGGCCAAGCTGCTGCCCAACGAGCAGTACGCCAAGGTCCGGCCGATCAAGGACGCCAAGGCCTGGGAAGAAACCTCGAAAGCATTGCCGCAGCTGTGGCAGGAACACGTGATCATCGAGATGGAGTAA
- a CDS encoding UTRA domain-containing protein: MRDEAPRTLTAICNALQEQIEHGLLPQGSKLPAERKLSELFDTTRITLREALGQLEAQGLIYREERRGWFVSPSRLLYNPLVRSHFHAMVAGQGRVPATEVLGARLIPASVEICELLELPALSSVYQIRRARRIDGRLVLYVEHYLNPAYFPGIIDFDLTRSLTELYDSQYGIRYGRVRFDMVPTALHPEAAAPLKVSAGSPALKITRINRDQHGRLIDCDLEFWRHDAIQVSVEVPE, from the coding sequence ATGCGCGATGAGGCGCCCCGTACCCTGACCGCCATCTGCAATGCATTGCAGGAACAGATCGAGCACGGCCTGTTGCCCCAGGGCAGCAAGCTGCCCGCCGAGCGCAAGTTGAGTGAATTGTTCGATACCACCCGCATCACCCTGCGCGAGGCGCTTGGGCAACTGGAAGCCCAGGGGCTGATCTACCGCGAGGAGCGCCGCGGGTGGTTCGTTTCGCCGTCGCGACTGCTCTACAACCCGCTGGTGCGCAGCCACTTCCACGCCATGGTGGCCGGGCAGGGGCGCGTACCCGCCACCGAAGTGCTGGGTGCGCGGCTGATTCCGGCCAGCGTGGAAATCTGCGAATTGCTGGAGCTGCCGGCGCTGTCGAGCGTCTATCAGATCCGCCGCGCCCGCCGCATCGACGGGCGCCTGGTGCTCTATGTGGAGCACTACCTGAATCCGGCCTACTTCCCCGGCATCATCGATTTCGACCTGACCCGGTCGCTTACCGAGCTGTATGACAGCCAGTACGGCATCCGCTACGGCCGGGTTCGCTTCGACATGGTGCCCACCGCCCTGCACCCGGAGGCGGCGGCGCCGCTGAAAGTGTCAGCCGGCAGCCCGGCGCTGAAGATCACCCGCATCAACCGCGACCAGCATGGGCGGCTGATCGACTGCGACCTGGAGTTCTGGCGGCACGATGCGATTCAGGTGAGCGTCGAAGTGCCGGAGTGA
- the lpcA gene encoding D-sedoheptulose 7-phosphate isomerase, giving the protein MLSHIRNSLEEARRALDNFIANEQTLKNIERAAGLLVESFENKGKAFSCGNGGSMCDAMHFAEELTGRYRKNRPGIAAVSISDASHISCVANDFGYDYIFSRYVESHGRAGDVLIAISTSGKSPNVIKAAEAARALGVKVVALTGKPGSALEALADVCICAPGGDFADRVQELHIKVLHILIELVERKLSPGNYA; this is encoded by the coding sequence ATGCTCAGCCATATTCGCAACAGCCTGGAGGAAGCCAGGCGTGCCCTGGACAACTTCATTGCCAACGAGCAGACGCTGAAGAACATCGAGCGTGCGGCCGGGCTGCTGGTCGAGAGCTTCGAGAACAAGGGCAAGGCGTTTTCCTGCGGTAACGGCGGCTCCATGTGCGATGCGATGCACTTCGCCGAGGAGCTGACCGGCCGCTACCGCAAGAACCGCCCCGGCATCGCCGCCGTGTCCATCAGCGATGCCAGTCACATCAGCTGCGTCGCCAACGACTTCGGCTACGACTACATCTTCTCCCGCTACGTGGAATCCCACGGCCGCGCAGGCGACGTGCTGATCGCCATCAGCACCAGCGGCAAGAGCCCCAACGTCATCAAGGCCGCCGAAGCCGCCCGTGCGCTGGGCGTGAAGGTGGTGGCCCTGACCGGCAAGCCCGGCTCCGCCCTCGAAGCCCTGGCCGACGTGTGCATCTGCGCACCCGGCGGCGACTTCGCCGACCGCGTGCAGGAACTGCACATCAAGGTGCTGCATATCCTGATCGAACTGGTCGAGCGCAAGCTCAGCCCCGGGAACTACGCCTGA